From the Oncorhynchus nerka isolate Pitt River linkage group LG28, Oner_Uvic_2.0, whole genome shotgun sequence genome, one window contains:
- the mettl9 gene encoding methyltransferase-like protein 9 isoform X1, producing the protein MCHLQLRTLLFVAWVLGYIAFLLGTRKMWTGKYVRSPLARSLFMNMISESEESGQETQEWYKCSPDLLGEVVRPLFVQSHLDQDTQAFLRRSIEKSGWMFTQFYHSFISTVLSPLVSRTSINGFLGRGSMFVFSADQLQQLLRVAPEWRGERLLDLGAGDGGVTEVMGAHFREVYATEVSPPMKWQLQRKKYRLLGIDEWQHTGFQYDLISCLNLLDRCDDPLDLLRGIHRSLVPSTGRLILAAVLPFQPWVEIGGKWQRPREHIKVKGKKWEEQVTNLSNEVFREVGFEVEAVTRLPYLCEGDMYKDYYVLDDAVFVLKPVEE; encoded by the exons ATGTGTCATCTACAGCTGAGGACATTGCTTTTTGTAGCGTGGGTGTTGGGCTACATCGCCTTTCTGCTCGGTACTAGAAAGATGTGGACAGGGAAGTACGTGCGCAGTCCACTCGCTCGTTCACTTTTCATGAACATGATAAGCGAAAGCGAAGAATCCGGACAAGAAACCCAAGAG tGGTAcaagtgctccccagacctgttGGGGGAGGTGGTTAGGCCTCTGTTTGTGCAGAGCCATCTGGACCAGGACACCCAGGCTTTTCTGAGACGCAGCATCGAAAAGTCTGGCTGGATGTTCACCCAGTTCTACCACTCCTTCATCTCCACTGTCCTCAGCCCCCTGGTGTCACGCACATCCATCAATGG GTTCCTAGGTCGTGGCTCTATGTTTGTGTTCTCTGCAGATCAGCTCCAGCAGCTGCTTCGCGTCGCCCCCGAGTGGCGAGGGGAGAGACTGCTGGACCTAGGGGCCGGGGATGGGGGTGTCACTGAGGTGATGGGAGCCCACTTCAGAGAGGTCTACGCCACTGAGGTTTCTCCTCCCATGAAGTGGCAGCTCCAGAGGAAGAAGTACAG GCTTTTAGGCATTGATGAATGGCAGCATACTGGGTTCCAGTATGACCTGATCAGCTGTCTGAACCTGCTAGACCGCTGTGACGACCCCCTGGATCTCCTCAGGGGCATCCACCGCTCGCTGGTGCCCAGCACGGGAAGACTCATCCTGGCCGCTGTCCTGCCCTTCCAGCCCTGGGTGGAGATAG GTGGGAAGTGGCAGCGCCCTAGAGAGCACATCAAAGTGAAGGGGAAGAAATGGGAGGAGCAAGTCACCAACCTGTCCAATGAGGTGTTCCGGGAAGTGGGGTTTGAGGTGGAGGCAGTGACTCGGCTGCCGTACCTGTGTGAGGGAGACATGTACAAAGATTACTATGTACTGGATGATGCTGTCTTCGTCCTGAAACCTGTGGAGGAGTGA
- the mettl9 gene encoding methyltransferase-like protein 9 isoform X2 — protein MWTGKYVRSPLARSLFMNMISESEESGQETQEWYKCSPDLLGEVVRPLFVQSHLDQDTQAFLRRSIEKSGWMFTQFYHSFISTVLSPLVSRTSINGFLGRGSMFVFSADQLQQLLRVAPEWRGERLLDLGAGDGGVTEVMGAHFREVYATEVSPPMKWQLQRKKYRLLGIDEWQHTGFQYDLISCLNLLDRCDDPLDLLRGIHRSLVPSTGRLILAAVLPFQPWVEIGGKWQRPREHIKVKGKKWEEQVTNLSNEVFREVGFEVEAVTRLPYLCEGDMYKDYYVLDDAVFVLKPVEE, from the exons ATGTGGACAGGGAAGTACGTGCGCAGTCCACTCGCTCGTTCACTTTTCATGAACATGATAAGCGAAAGCGAAGAATCCGGACAAGAAACCCAAGAG tGGTAcaagtgctccccagacctgttGGGGGAGGTGGTTAGGCCTCTGTTTGTGCAGAGCCATCTGGACCAGGACACCCAGGCTTTTCTGAGACGCAGCATCGAAAAGTCTGGCTGGATGTTCACCCAGTTCTACCACTCCTTCATCTCCACTGTCCTCAGCCCCCTGGTGTCACGCACATCCATCAATGG GTTCCTAGGTCGTGGCTCTATGTTTGTGTTCTCTGCAGATCAGCTCCAGCAGCTGCTTCGCGTCGCCCCCGAGTGGCGAGGGGAGAGACTGCTGGACCTAGGGGCCGGGGATGGGGGTGTCACTGAGGTGATGGGAGCCCACTTCAGAGAGGTCTACGCCACTGAGGTTTCTCCTCCCATGAAGTGGCAGCTCCAGAGGAAGAAGTACAG GCTTTTAGGCATTGATGAATGGCAGCATACTGGGTTCCAGTATGACCTGATCAGCTGTCTGAACCTGCTAGACCGCTGTGACGACCCCCTGGATCTCCTCAGGGGCATCCACCGCTCGCTGGTGCCCAGCACGGGAAGACTCATCCTGGCCGCTGTCCTGCCCTTCCAGCCCTGGGTGGAGATAG GTGGGAAGTGGCAGCGCCCTAGAGAGCACATCAAAGTGAAGGGGAAGAAATGGGAGGAGCAAGTCACCAACCTGTCCAATGAGGTGTTCCGGGAAGTGGGGTTTGAGGTGGAGGCAGTGACTCGGCTGCCGTACCTGTGTGAGGGAGACATGTACAAAGATTACTATGTACTGGATGATGCTGTCTTCGTCCTGAAACCTGTGGAGGAGTGA